A genomic segment from Arcobacter acticola encodes:
- a CDS encoding putative quinol monooxygenase yields the protein MSKIVIVAKLKIKEQFKDEVYAELLALHKSTHDLDDGCIQYELHKDLEDTNSFTFIETWESAELLEAHMATAHFASFAKTIENKLDALEISKLEKLI from the coding sequence ATGTCAAAAATAGTTATTGTTGCAAAATTAAAAATCAAAGAGCAGTTTAAAGATGAAGTTTATGCTGAATTATTAGCACTTCATAAAAGTACTCATGACTTAGATGATGGTTGTATTCAGTATGAATTACATAAAGATTTGGAAGATACTAATAGTTTTACATTTATTGAAACTTGGGAAAGTGCAGAACTTTTAGAAGCTCATATGGCTACTGCTCATTTTGCTTCATTTGCTAAAACAATTGAAAACAAACTTGATGCTTTAGAAATTTCAAAATTAGAAAAATTAATTTAA
- a CDS encoding winged helix-turn-helix transcriptional regulator, with translation MYYINDKEYKCSVAVTLDIFNDRWKLAIIWHLLDTELRFKDLHETINEITQKTLTVKLKELEEKNIIHREVFAEVPPKVVYSLTPCGKRLKPVLQEMFKWGIDYVEEFGENTGENDCQAEACFKN, from the coding sequence ATGTATTATATAAACGATAAAGAATACAAATGCTCAGTTGCAGTAACACTTGATATTTTTAATGATAGATGGAAACTAGCAATTATTTGGCATTTATTAGATACTGAATTAAGATTTAAAGATTTACATGAAACGATAAATGAAATTACACAAAAAACATTAACTGTTAAATTAAAAGAATTAGAAGAAAAAAATATTATTCACAGAGAAGTTTTTGCTGAAGTTCCACCAAAAGTTGTTTATAGTTTAACACCTTGTGGAAAAAGATTAAAACCAGTACTTCAAGAAATGTTTAAATGGGGAATTGATTATGTTGAAGAGTTTGGCGAAAATACAGGTGAAAATGATTGCCAAGCAGAAGCTTGCTTTAAAAATTAA
- a CDS encoding AEC family transporter, with protein MDNFVLILVAITIGYGINRLNIFSKEAPIILNQFVIYISLPAMVLLQIPKLTFSVDTIIPIVVAWAVIIISAILVLLLSRLFAFSREVTGSLMLVATLSNSSFLGIPIINAYMGEDSLPYVLVYDQLGNSIAVATYGTFIASYYSNKSKTGFKIIFLKILTFPPFISLIVALFLMGVEFNDTITKVLTNFANTIVPLALVAVGLQLQFRLPKEDLKPFSVALVVKLILAPIIAILVCKLFGWNNQAAIVSIMEAGMASMITAGVIASMTGLAPRLSTAIVGYGIIISFFTTAVLFKIIG; from the coding sequence ATGGATAATTTTGTACTAATATTAGTAGCCATTACAATTGGTTATGGAATAAATAGGTTAAATATCTTTTCAAAAGAAGCACCTATTATTTTAAACCAATTTGTAATATATATTTCACTTCCTGCAATGGTATTATTGCAAATTCCAAAACTCACCTTTTCAGTTGATACAATTATTCCAATAGTAGTTGCATGGGCTGTTATAATCATAAGTGCTATTTTAGTTTTACTTTTATCAAGACTTTTTGCATTTTCTAGAGAAGTTACAGGTTCTCTTATGCTTGTGGCAACTTTGAGTAATTCATCTTTTTTAGGTATTCCTATTATAAATGCATATATGGGTGAAGACTCGCTTCCTTATGTACTTGTTTATGACCAATTAGGAAACTCAATTGCAGTTGCTACTTATGGTACATTTATTGCTTCTTATTACTCAAATAAAAGCAAAACTGGTTTTAAAATTATTTTTTTAAAAATATTAACATTTCCACCTTTTATATCTTTGATAGTTGCACTATTTTTAATGGGTGTTGAATTTAATGATACTATCACAAAAGTTTTAACTAATTTTGCAAATACTATAGTTCCACTAGCTCTTGTTGCTGTTGGTCTTCAATTACAATTTAGACTTCCAAAAGAAGATTTAAAACCTTTTAGCGTCGCGTTAGTCGTAAAACTTATATTAGCTCCAATAATTGCAATATTAGTTTGTAAGTTATTTGGATGGAATAATCAAGCTGCTATTGTATCAATTATGGAAGCTGGAATGGCATCTATGATTACAGCTGGAGTTATAGCTTCCATGACTGGACTTGCACCTCGTTTAAGTACAGCCATTGTTGGTTATGGTATAATTATTTCCTTCTTTACTACGGCGGTTTTATTTAAAATAATAGGATAA
- a CDS encoding DUF3095 domain-containing protein produces MSSNDFYKNLKEITDFSKIMEDSNYKKIPNDWYVITSDIKSSTKAIENGMYKQVNFIAALTIIGILNINRDEDFPYVFGGDGASLIIPANLLEQSKKVLLEASKKAKSAFDLELRIGVVSVKEIEEKDSFIELTKFKISDSYTQAIVRGNGLELAEELLKKQYNKYKVEDNFTHEYNPNFEGLECRWENIKTPKDETISVLIKSINQKDNNKIYTNCIKRIEEIAGIHSDRNPLKTQNQLNLSFNPKILNAEASIFTQNTVSKFFTISRLMLENFLGLILMRYSIGKWGQYKNIILKTTDTEKFDDMLRMVISTKRNQTEELEKYLEEEYQNKNLVYGIHKSDSALMTCLIFQRHGKHIHFIDSSNGGYALAAKELKNRLKNLQ; encoded by the coding sequence ATGAGCTCAAATGATTTTTACAAAAACTTAAAAGAAATCACAGATTTTTCAAAAATCATGGAAGATAGTAACTACAAAAAAATTCCTAATGATTGGTATGTAATCACATCTGATATAAAAAGTTCTACAAAAGCCATAGAAAATGGTATGTATAAACAAGTAAATTTTATAGCAGCTCTTACAATAATTGGAATACTAAATATAAATAGAGATGAAGATTTTCCATATGTTTTTGGAGGAGATGGAGCTAGTTTAATTATTCCTGCAAATCTGCTAGAACAGTCAAAAAAAGTTTTATTAGAAGCTTCAAAAAAAGCAAAAAGTGCTTTTGATTTAGAATTAAGAATTGGAGTTGTAAGTGTAAAAGAGATTGAAGAAAAAGACTCTTTTATTGAACTAACAAAATTTAAGATAAGCGATTCATATACTCAAGCGATCGTTAGAGGAAATGGTTTAGAACTAGCAGAAGAGTTATTAAAAAAGCAATACAACAAATATAAAGTTGAAGATAATTTTACCCATGAATATAATCCAAATTTTGAAGGATTAGAGTGTCGATGGGAAAATATAAAAACTCCAAAAGATGAAACTATTTCAGTACTGATAAAAAGTATAAATCAGAAAGATAATAATAAAATATATACAAATTGTATAAAAAGAATAGAAGAAATTGCTGGTATTCATAGTGATAGAAATCCTCTAAAAACACAAAATCAACTGAATTTATCATTTAACCCAAAAATTTTAAATGCAGAAGCTTCAATTTTTACACAAAATACGGTTTCTAAATTTTTCACTATTTCAAGACTAATGCTTGAAAATTTTTTAGGATTAATACTTATGAGATACTCAATTGGTAAATGGGGTCAATACAAAAACATAATACTTAAAACTACAGATACAGAAAAGTTTGATGATATGCTAAGAATGGTAATTTCAACCAAAAGAAATCAAACAGAAGAATTAGAAAAATATTTGGAAGAAGAGTATCAAAATAAAAATTTAGTTTATGGAATACATAAATCAGACTCTGCTTTAATGACGTGTTTAATCTTTCAAAGACATGGAAAGCACATACATTTTATAGATAGTTCAAATGGTGGATATGCACTTGCAGCAAAAGAATTGAAAAATAGATTAAAAAATCTTCAATAA
- a CDS encoding DsbC family protein has protein sequence MFELTKKVIISSLLFSCALYAENKEVSKNEIAQMEQLELLKRAQIKITKAYDIGSLYILNINVQGNADEIYLTKDKKLILSGDLIDVNSGIKITAPADLTGVRGKEAFVYGKGTEEYFLFTDPECPYCKKFESYLPQIENKVKIRVFYFPLESHENAKDLSLYVLSQKTSSQKVEAMFSGADNLDKAKNAKYTQAELAKLEKTLEEQIQIGMKLNVQGTPTIFDKDGKGVVWVNLLEKFGIQIK, from the coding sequence ATGTTTGAATTAACGAAAAAAGTGATAATTAGTTCTCTTCTTTTTTCTTGTGCCTTATATGCAGAAAATAAAGAAGTATCAAAAAATGAAATCGCTCAAATGGAGCAATTAGAGTTATTAAAAAGAGCTCAAATAAAAATTACAAAAGCTTATGATATTGGTAGTTTATATATATTAAATATTAATGTTCAGGGAAATGCTGATGAAATTTATTTAACAAAAGACAAAAAGCTTATACTTTCTGGTGATTTAATTGATGTAAATAGTGGGATAAAAATTACTGCACCTGCTGATTTAACAGGAGTTAGAGGTAAAGAAGCTTTTGTATATGGAAAAGGAACTGAGGAGTATTTCTTATTTACAGATCCAGAATGCCCATATTGTAAAAAATTCGAATCTTATCTTCCACAAATTGAAAATAAAGTAAAAATTAGAGTATTTTACTTCCCATTAGAATCTCATGAAAATGCAAAAGATTTATCATTATATGTTTTAAGTCAAAAAACAAGTTCTCAAAAAGTTGAAGCAATGTTTAGTGGAGCTGACAATTTAGATAAAGCAAAAAATGCAAAATATACTCAAGCAGAACTTGCTAAACTTGAAAAAACTCTAGAAGAACAAATTCAAATTGGAATGAAATTAAATGTTCAAGGAACACCTACTATTTTTGATAAAGATGGTAAAGGCGTTGTTTGGGTTAATCTATTAGAAAAATTTGGAATTCAAATAAAATAA
- a CDS encoding YeiH family protein has product MIGIVIVLIISVFVTFLSEFSFFKDLAISPLIIGILFGMLYANSIKKYFPQSFDKGVAFCTKTLLRIGIVLYGFRLTFQNLEEVGILGVLTAFLIVSSTFIIGYLFGTKVLKLDREITILTSAGSAICGAAAVLATESVLKSPAYKSAIAVSTVVVFGTIAMFLYPFLFKLGILNLSDSNMGIYIGATLHEVAHAVGAGETLGESVSSNAVIVKMIRVMMLAPFLIILSIWLLKTAVNSTIDNNGTKSKIIIPWFAVMFVVVVAFNSFDLLSLQIVESINYLDSFILTVAMTALGMQTSFDKFKNVGLKPIYLASILFLWLIFAGYFIVSFLFS; this is encoded by the coding sequence ATGATAGGAATTGTGATTGTTTTGATTATTTCAGTTTTTGTTACATTTTTATCTGAGTTCTCTTTTTTTAAAGATTTAGCTATTAGCCCTTTGATTATTGGTATCTTATTTGGAATGTTATATGCAAATAGTATTAAAAAATATTTCCCTCAAAGTTTTGATAAGGGTGTTGCATTCTGTACAAAAACACTTTTAAGAATAGGAATTGTTTTATATGGTTTTAGATTAACTTTTCAAAACTTAGAAGAAGTAGGAATTTTAGGAGTATTAACAGCTTTTTTAATAGTTTCAAGTACTTTTATTATTGGATATCTTTTCGGAACAAAAGTTTTAAAACTTGATAGAGAAATCACCATCTTAACAAGTGCTGGAAGTGCTATTTGTGGAGCTGCTGCTGTATTGGCTACTGAGAGTGTTTTAAAAAGTCCAGCTTATAAAAGTGCAATTGCAGTTTCAACTGTTGTTGTATTTGGAACTATTGCTATGTTTTTATATCCATTTTTATTTAAACTTGGGATTTTGAATTTAAGTGATTCTAATATGGGAATATATATAGGTGCAACATTACATGAAGTTGCCCATGCGGTTGGAGCAGGGGAAACTTTAGGAGAAAGTGTATCTTCAAATGCTGTTATTGTAAAAATGATTAGAGTTATGATGTTAGCACCATTTCTAATAATACTAAGTATTTGGCTTTTAAAAACGGCAGTTAATAGCACTATTGATAATAACGGTACAAAAAGTAAGATTATAATACCATGGTTTGCTGTTATGTTTGTAGTCGTAGTTGCTTTTAACTCTTTTGATTTATTGTCACTTCAAATTGTTGAATCAATAAATTATTTAGATAGCTTCATTTTAACAGTTGCTATGACAGCTTTGGGAATGCAAACAAGTTTTGATAAGTTTAAAAATGTTGGATTAAAGCCTATTTATTTAGCATCTATATTATTTTTATGGCTGATTTTTGCAGGTTATTTTATAGTTAGTTTTTTATTTTCTTAA
- a CDS encoding LysR substrate-binding domain-containing protein, protein MTLKELNFFYKLSDNPQVTQVAQELKISQSAISLAIKSLENKLEEQLFDRVGKKLILNERGRYFKEKTLPHYLAIIDSQKLFQKNKLAGNMKIASSKTISNYLMPDIYYEFLSKYSDVKFDISTINSTKIIENILNSNLDIGLIEIDINNSNLIKQKLCDDELIIVTSDENAPKIAFIDTINKKWILRETGSGTREVFINSLGKYAQDISIFMELQDFEEIKTILIDNKDTITAISKNAVKKELESKKLFQIKLKNFEVKREFHIVYHKDKSTNLLFQTFIDFLKSKFKN, encoded by the coding sequence ATGACTTTAAAAGAATTAAACTTTTTTTATAAATTAAGTGATAACCCTCAAGTAACCCAAGTGGCTCAAGAGCTTAAAATAAGTCAATCAGCAATATCTCTAGCCATTAAATCTTTAGAGAATAAATTAGAAGAACAATTATTTGATAGAGTTGGAAAAAAACTAATACTAAATGAAAGAGGAAGATATTTCAAAGAAAAAACACTTCCACACTATTTAGCAATCATAGATAGCCAAAAACTTTTTCAAAAAAATAAACTCGCTGGAAATATGAAAATAGCTTCAAGTAAAACCATATCAAACTACTTAATGCCAGATATTTATTATGAGTTTTTATCTAAATACAGCGATGTGAAATTTGATATTTCAACTATAAACTCAACTAAAATTATTGAAAATATTTTAAACTCAAATCTAGATATAGGATTAATAGAAATAGATATAAATAACTCAAACCTAATAAAGCAAAAACTTTGTGATGATGAGCTAATAATAGTAACAAGTGATGAAAATGCACCTAAAATTGCCTTTATAGATACTATAAATAAAAAATGGATTTTAAGAGAAACAGGCTCAGGAACAAGGGAAGTTTTTATAAACTCTCTTGGAAAATATGCACAAGATATAAGCATATTTATGGAGCTTCAAGATTTTGAAGAGATTAAAACTATTTTAATAGATAATAAAGACACAATAACAGCCATATCAAAAAATGCAGTAAAAAAAGAGTTAGAAAGCAAAAAATTATTTCAAATAAAATTAAAAAATTTTGAGGTTAAAAGAGAGTTTCATATAGTTTACCATAAAGACAAATCAACAAATTTACTATTTCAGACTTTTATAGACTTTTTAAAAAGTAAGTTTAAAAACTAA
- a CDS encoding DMT family transporter: MIRLILLGVLSGAFFSSTFILNEVMSVSGGHWLWSASLRYFFMILFLALILFFQGGIQRLIDIYKLFMENYLFWTISGTIGFGFFYALICFSADFSPAWVIAATWQFTVVSTLFVLMFFGKKFPKKIWAFSIIIFIGVCLVNLSHIDTFDIKALLLGGFPILIASFCYPIGNQLVWEAKNGEHKNVPKIKSKLLNNAFNKVFLLSIGSLPLWFILLAIIQPQAPSNSQVINTALVALLSGVLATSIFLYARNIAKDSNEIAAIDATQASEVAFALLGGMIFLGNTSLNLISIIGLSLIMVGLFLFTKYQNA, from the coding sequence ATGATTAGATTAATTTTACTAGGTGTTCTTTCAGGTGCTTTTTTTTCTAGCACATTTATTTTAAATGAAGTTATGAGTGTTTCAGGTGGTCATTGGCTTTGGTCAGCCAGCCTTAGATATTTTTTTATGATTTTATTTTTAGCTTTGATTTTATTTTTTCAAGGTGGAATACAAAGACTTATTGATATTTATAAATTATTTATGGAGAATTATCTTTTTTGGACAATAAGTGGAACTATTGGATTTGGATTTTTCTATGCATTGATTTGTTTTAGTGCTGATTTCTCACCAGCTTGGGTAATAGCTGCAACTTGGCAGTTTACTGTTGTTTCTACACTTTTTGTATTAATGTTTTTTGGTAAAAAATTTCCTAAAAAAATATGGGCTTTTTCTATAATCATATTTATAGGTGTTTGCTTAGTAAATTTATCTCATATTGATACTTTTGATATAAAAGCATTATTACTTGGTGGATTCCCTATTTTAATAGCATCTTTTTGTTATCCTATTGGAAATCAGTTAGTTTGGGAAGCTAAAAATGGTGAGCATAAAAATGTACCTAAAATAAAGTCAAAACTATTAAACAATGCTTTTAATAAAGTATTTTTACTTTCAATTGGATCACTTCCACTATGGTTTATTTTACTAGCAATTATACAACCCCAAGCACCTAGTAACTCTCAAGTAATAAATACAGCCTTAGTTGCATTACTTTCAGGTGTTTTAGCAACATCAATATTTTTATATGCAAGAAATATAGCAAAAGATTCAAATGAAATAGCTGCAATTGATGCAACACAAGCAAGTGAAGTAGCCTTCGCCTTACTTGGAGGAATGATATTTTTAGGAAATACTTCTTTAAACCTAATCTCAATTATTGGTCTTTCTTTAATAATGGTAGGTTTATTTTTATTTACAAAATATCAAAATGCTTAG
- a CDS encoding aldo/keto reductase family protein: MNTFLSNQNIKMPNMIYGTAWKKENTTDLVCEALLQGFKGVDTACQPKHYREDLVGFGLLKAYEKGIKREDIFLQTKFTPIDGQDKTNMPYLESDEIEVQVEKSFERSKNNLKTGFIDSYVLHSPVYPGAKLQKVWQKMEEFYDKKEVGQLGISNCYDLDVLVYLYNNAKVKPSVVQNRFYAQSAYDKEIREFCIDKGIIYESFWSLTANPHILASDILENLANKYERGVAEIFYRFLNHINIVALNGTTSKKHMIEDLKISEFELLVEEIQQISSLLK, encoded by the coding sequence ATGAATACTTTTTTATCAAATCAAAATATAAAAATGCCAAATATGATTTATGGAACAGCTTGGAAAAAAGAAAATACAACAGACTTAGTATGTGAAGCTTTACTTCAAGGTTTTAAAGGAGTTGATACAGCTTGCCAACCAAAACATTATAGGGAAGATTTAGTAGGATTTGGACTTTTAAAAGCTTATGAAAAGGGTATAAAAAGAGAAGATATTTTTCTTCAAACAAAATTTACTCCAATTGATGGACAAGATAAAACAAATATGCCTTATTTAGAAAGTGATGAGATAGAGGTTCAAGTTGAGAAATCTTTTGAAAGATCTAAAAACAATCTAAAGACTGGTTTTATTGATTCTTATGTTTTACATTCTCCTGTTTATCCAGGAGCTAAACTACAAAAAGTTTGGCAAAAAATGGAAGAGTTCTATGATAAAAAAGAAGTAGGGCAATTAGGAATTAGTAACTGTTATGATTTAGATGTTTTGGTTTATTTGTACAATAACGCAAAAGTAAAACCAAGCGTTGTTCAAAATAGATTTTATGCTCAATCAGCTTATGATAAAGAAATCAGAGAATTTTGTATTGACAAAGGAATTATTTATGAGAGTTTTTGGTCACTAACAGCAAATCCACATATTTTAGCATCTGATATTTTAGAAAATCTTGCAAATAAATATGAAAGAGGTGTTGCTGAGATTTTTTATAGATTTTTAAATCATATTAATATCGTTGCATTAAATGGAACGACTTCTAAAAAACATATGATTGAGGATTTGAAAATTAGTGAATTTGAACTTTTAGTTGAAGAAATCCAACAAATTTCTAGCTTACTAAAATAG
- a CDS encoding GyrI-like domain-containing protein yields MKVKYLEKFYVAGITTRTNNKIELDETTAQIPKLLQRYVDENIESKTFNKSRNLAMYGVYKKYEKDVNSDYDYTLGVEVTKAKNAITIEKDRYLVFSKKGEFPKVVLETWHEVWDYFASKECEYERVYNFDFEKYTKEDEVEIYISIK; encoded by the coding sequence ATGAAAGTAAAGTATTTAGAAAAATTTTATGTTGCGGGAATCACAACTAGAACAAATAATAAAATAGAATTAGATGAAACAACAGCACAAATACCAAAACTTTTGCAAAGATATGTAGATGAAAATATTGAGAGTAAAACATTTAACAAGTCAAGAAACTTGGCTATGTATGGAGTTTACAAGAAATATGAAAAAGATGTAAATTCTGATTATGATTATACACTTGGTGTTGAAGTTACAAAAGCAAAAAATGCAATTACTATAGAAAAAGATAGATATTTGGTATTTTCAAAAAAAGGTGAATTTCCAAAAGTTGTACTAGAAACTTGGCATGAAGTTTGGGATTATTTTGCTTCAAAAGAGTGTGAATATGAAAGAGTATATAACTTTGATTTTGAGAAGTATACAAAAGAAGATGAAGTAGAAATATATATTTCTATAAAATAA
- a CDS encoding GyrI-like domain-containing protein has product MKVTRIKKLMISGISAVTNNELEMSEENGKIAQLWEDYFANDVYKKTFDKANSDFMYGVYSNYDSDVNGNYKITVGVEVTKAKNAIVIEDKKYLVFTKKGELPMVVVELWEEIWDYFEKNSDYERSFEVDFEKYAKEDEIEIYVSIK; this is encoded by the coding sequence ATGAAAGTTACAAGAATTAAAAAATTAATGATTTCAGGTATTAGTGCAGTTACGAACAATGAATTAGAAATGAGTGAAGAAAATGGGAAAATAGCCCAATTATGGGAAGATTATTTTGCAAATGATGTTTATAAAAAAACTTTTGACAAAGCAAATAGTGATTTTATGTATGGTGTTTATAGCAATTATGATTCAGATGTTAATGGAAACTACAAAATAACTGTTGGTGTTGAAGTTACAAAAGCAAAGAATGCAATAGTAATTGAAGATAAAAAATACTTAGTTTTTACAAAAAAAGGTGAACTTCCAATGGTTGTAGTTGAGTTATGGGAAGAGATTTGGGATTATTTTGAAAAAAATAGTGATTATGAAAGATCTTTTGAAGTGGATTTTGAGAAATATGCAAAAGAAGATGAAATAGAGATTTACGTTTCTATAAAATAA
- a CDS encoding ABC transporter ATP-binding protein produces MNIIDFENINVGYDTKIILKDITLKIKEKEHWAILGANGSGKSTLMKLIQSEIHPRKTNPYKKEILGKSNYSIFELKKELGIITNDLHNYFAINGSFLTGYITVLSGHYSSVGVFKHQDFSVEQHEKAKETMKYLEIEHLANKLVQEMSTGELRKCIVARALIHDPKAFILDEPTVGLDIKAQINFIKMVQKLSKNCSIILVTHHLEEIFEEIQNVALIHNNTIHKSGKKEDILTSANLSEIFDTNVHINVKNNRYFVEEIY; encoded by the coding sequence ATGAATATTATTGATTTTGAAAACATAAATGTGGGATATGACACTAAAATCATTTTAAAAGATATTACATTAAAAATAAAAGAAAAAGAGCATTGGGCGATACTTGGAGCAAACGGAAGTGGAAAATCAACTTTGATGAAACTAATCCAATCTGAAATTCATCCAAGAAAAACAAACCCTTATAAAAAAGAGATCTTAGGAAAATCAAATTACTCGATTTTTGAACTAAAAAAAGAGTTAGGAATAATCACAAATGATTTACACAACTATTTTGCAATTAATGGCTCTTTTTTAACAGGATATATTACAGTTTTAAGTGGACATTATAGTTCTGTTGGGGTTTTTAAACATCAAGATTTTAGTGTTGAACAACATGAAAAAGCAAAAGAAACTATGAAGTATTTAGAAATAGAACATTTAGCAAATAAACTCGTTCAAGAAATGTCAACAGGAGAACTGCGAAAATGTATAGTAGCACGTGCGCTAATTCACGACCCAAAAGCTTTTATTTTAGATGAGCCAACAGTTGGACTTGATATAAAAGCTCAAATAAATTTTATAAAAATGGTTCAAAAACTATCAAAGAATTGCTCTATAATACTAGTAACTCACCACCTAGAAGAGATTTTTGAAGAAATACAAAACGTAGCTTTGATACACAATAATACTATTCATAAAAGTGGAAAAAAAGAAGATATTTTAACAAGTGCAAATCTATCTGAAATTTTTGATACAAATGTACATATCAATGTAAAAAATAATAGGTATTTTGTGGAAGAGATTTATTAG
- a CDS encoding winged helix-turn-helix transcriptional regulator → MYIINEKEYKCSIDIAQDIFNDNWKMKIIWHLLDGEKRYKELNEEVKNITQRTLTAKLRDLEEKNIIKRESFAEIPPRVVYSLTPIGEKLRPILNNMFDWGIDYVNECGKFTEEGKCEPKLSRH, encoded by the coding sequence ATGTATATAATAAATGAAAAAGAATATAAATGCTCTATTGACATTGCTCAAGATATATTTAATGATAATTGGAAAATGAAAATTATATGGCATCTGCTAGATGGAGAAAAAAGATATAAAGAACTAAATGAAGAAGTTAAAAATATTACACAAAGAACACTAACTGCAAAACTTAGAGATCTTGAAGAAAAAAACATCATAAAAAGAGAATCTTTTGCTGAAATTCCACCTCGTGTTGTTTACTCTTTAACTCCTATTGGAGAAAAACTTAGACCCATACTAAATAATATGTTTGATTGGGGAATCGACTATGTTAATGAGTGTGGTAAATTTACAGAAGAAGGAAAATGTGAACCTAAACTATCAAGACATTAG
- a CDS encoding MFS transporter encodes MPIALFALTISAFAIGTTEFVIVGLIPTIANDLNVSLPSAGLLVSLYALGVAIGAPVLTALTGKWNRKNLLLALMLLFTIGNIVAYYSPNYESLIIARILTGLAHGVFFSIGSTIATSLVSKDKEASAIAIMFTGLTVALVTGVPLGTFIGQEFGWRFTFLAVSALGLISLFGSYILIPKNLKESIPTKISQQISVLTNPRLVLVYLITALGYGGTFIAFTYLVPILEQITGFDSKMVAILLLVYGISVAIGNIWGGKLADRLGPIQALYRIFIGLALVLVTFSFTATNPYLAVATILVWGAFAFGNVPGLQVYVVQLAKEHAPHAVDTASGLNIAAFNVGIAFGAWSGGLIVENYSLINTPWIGAIVVLIALALTYFSGMLDKKAKLQTNIIRD; translated from the coding sequence ATGCCAATAGCATTATTTGCTTTGACAATTAGTGCCTTTGCAATTGGAACAACAGAGTTTGTAATAGTAGGATTAATTCCAACTATAGCAAATGATTTAAATGTTTCTTTGCCAAGTGCGGGTTTATTAGTTAGTTTGTATGCTTTAGGAGTAGCAATAGGTGCTCCAGTTTTAACAGCACTTACTGGAAAATGGAATAGAAAAAATCTATTATTAGCTTTAATGCTTTTATTTACGATAGGAAATATTGTTGCTTATTACTCTCCAAATTATGAGAGTTTAATTATTGCAAGAATCCTAACAGGTCTAGCACATGGAGTATTTTTCTCAATTGGTTCTACAATAGCTACAAGTTTAGTTTCAAAAGACAAGGAAGCAAGTGCTATTGCTATTATGTTTACAGGACTTACTGTTGCTTTAGTTACAGGTGTTCCTCTAGGTACTTTTATTGGTCAAGAGTTTGGATGGAGATTTACATTTCTAGCAGTATCTGCTTTAGGTTTAATTTCACTTTTTGGAAGTTATATTTTAATTCCAAAGAATTTAAAAGAATCAATACCTACAAAGATATCACAACAAATATCCGTTTTAACCAATCCTAGATTAGTTCTAGTTTATTTAATTACTGCATTAGGTTATGGTGGAACATTTATCGCTTTTACTTATTTAGTACCCATATTAGAGCAAATTACTGGGTTTGATTCAAAAATGGTTGCAATTTTACTACTTGTATATGGTATTTCTGTTGCCATTGGGAATATTTGGGGAGGTAAATTAGCTGATAGATTAGGTCCTATTCAAGCATTATATAGAATATTTATAGGTTTAGCACTTGTGTTAGTTACTTTTTCATTTACTGCAACAAATCCTTATTTAGCAGTTGCTACGATATTAGTATGGGGAGCTTTTGCATTTGGAAATGTTCCTGGACTTCAAGTTTATGTGGTACAACTTGCTAAAGAGCATGCTCCCCATGCTGTTGATACTGCATCGGGATTAAATATCGCTGCATTTAATGTTGGAATTGCATTTGGAGCATGGAGTGGAGGATTAATCGTTGAGAATTACTCTTTAATAAATACACCATGGATTGGTGCAATTGTTGTTTTAATTGCTTTAGCATTAACATATTTTAGTGGTATGCTTGATAAAAAAGCAAAATTACAAACTAATATTATAAGGGATTAG